In a single window of the Micromonospora sp. WMMD1155 genome:
- a CDS encoding MoxR family ATPase, whose product MTDISDTLASVPTSVDPEPAGVELEQTLFEVKRVIVGQDRLVERLLTALVANGHCLLEGVPGVAKTLAAQTLATVVGGTFSRIQFTPDLVPSDIVGTRIYRASKETFDIELGPIMANLVLADEINRAPAKVQSALLEAMAERQVSIGGRSWPVPEPFLVLATQNPIESEGVYQLPEAQRDRFLMKVVVDYPSDADELTILYRMSTDRPKPRQVLDAQRLRDLQAQAERVFVHHALAEYVVRLILATRDPGRFGLPEIAPLLAYGASPRATLGLVAAARAQALLRGREYVLPEDIRELAVDVLAHRLVLSFDAVADGVSAESVVRRLVEAVPPPRLATGHPQPAPDLAAA is encoded by the coding sequence GTGACGGACATCTCGGACACCCTGGCCAGCGTGCCCACCTCGGTCGATCCCGAGCCGGCCGGCGTCGAGCTGGAACAGACCCTCTTCGAGGTCAAACGCGTGATCGTCGGGCAGGATCGCCTCGTTGAACGCCTGCTGACCGCACTGGTCGCCAACGGGCACTGCCTCCTCGAAGGCGTACCCGGCGTGGCCAAGACACTGGCCGCGCAGACCCTCGCCACCGTGGTCGGTGGCACCTTCTCGCGGATCCAGTTCACCCCGGACCTGGTCCCCTCCGACATCGTCGGCACCCGGATCTACCGGGCCTCCAAGGAGACCTTCGACATCGAGCTGGGCCCGATCATGGCGAACCTGGTGCTGGCCGACGAGATCAACCGCGCCCCGGCGAAGGTGCAGTCGGCGCTACTGGAGGCGATGGCCGAACGGCAGGTCTCGATCGGCGGGCGGAGTTGGCCGGTCCCGGAGCCGTTCCTGGTCCTGGCCACCCAGAACCCGATCGAGTCCGAGGGGGTTTACCAACTCCCCGAGGCGCAGCGCGACCGGTTCCTGATGAAGGTGGTGGTCGACTACCCCAGCGACGCCGACGAGCTGACCATCCTCTACCGGATGAGCACCGACCGGCCGAAGCCGCGCCAGGTGCTCGACGCCCAACGGCTGCGGGACCTGCAGGCCCAGGCGGAGAGGGTGTTCGTCCACCACGCGTTGGCCGAGTACGTGGTGCGACTGATCCTCGCCACCCGCGACCCGGGTCGGTTCGGGTTACCGGAGATCGCCCCGCTGCTGGCGTACGGGGCCAGCCCGCGGGCCACCCTGGGCCTGGTCGCGGCCGCCCGGGCGCAGGCCCTGCTGCGCGGACGGGAGTACGTGCTGCCCGAGGACATCCGGGAACTCGCCGTCGACGTACTCGCCCATCGGCTGGTGCTCTCCTTCGACGCGGTCGCCGACGGGGTGTCGGCCGAGAGCGTGGTGCGTCGGCTGGTCGAGGCCGTGCCACCGCCCCGGCTGGCCACCGGGCACCCACAACCAGCGCCGGACCTGGCGGCGGCATGA
- a CDS encoding VWA domain-containing protein has protein sequence MIWESPLRLWLLLGVLALVVAYLVVQRRRSRYAVRFTNLRLLDRVAPERPAWRRHVPAGLFLAMLALLVVGFARPSAEVRVPRERATVMVAVDVSTSMLATDVDPDRLAAAKQAARRFVDGLPDEFNVGLVAFAGSAAVLVPPSTDRDALDEGIGRLAEGITGVQGTAIGEAISTSLGAVKSLDSEAAKEPPPARIILLSDGANTSGMDPMEAAAEAVTAEVPVHAISFGTPSGFVDRGGRPIQVPVDGQTLKAVAEETGGMFHEASTSDELRAVYDDIGSSVGYRTERQDVSARFIGLGLVFAMGAAAGSMRWFSRLP, from the coding sequence GTGATCTGGGAGTCGCCGCTGCGGCTCTGGCTGCTGCTCGGCGTGCTCGCCCTGGTCGTCGCCTACCTGGTGGTGCAGCGCCGACGCAGCCGGTACGCCGTCCGCTTCACGAACCTGCGGTTGCTGGACCGGGTGGCGCCGGAGCGGCCCGCCTGGCGTCGACACGTGCCGGCCGGTCTCTTCCTGGCCATGCTGGCGCTGCTCGTGGTCGGGTTCGCCCGACCCAGCGCCGAGGTCCGGGTGCCTCGGGAACGCGCCACGGTGATGGTGGCGGTGGACGTCTCCACGTCGATGCTCGCCACCGACGTCGACCCGGACCGGTTGGCCGCCGCCAAACAGGCGGCCCGGCGTTTCGTCGACGGCCTGCCCGACGAGTTCAACGTGGGTCTGGTCGCGTTCGCGGGCAGCGCGGCCGTCCTGGTGCCGCCGAGCACCGACCGGGACGCCCTCGACGAGGGGATCGGCCGGCTGGCCGAGGGCATCACCGGTGTGCAGGGCACCGCGATCGGTGAGGCGATCTCCACGTCCCTCGGCGCGGTCAAGAGCCTCGACAGCGAGGCCGCGAAGGAGCCGCCGCCGGCCCGGATCATCCTGCTCTCCGACGGCGCCAACACCTCCGGGATGGACCCGATGGAGGCGGCGGCGGAGGCGGTGACGGCGGAGGTGCCGGTGCACGCCATCTCGTTCGGGACACCGTCCGGGTTCGTGGACCGTGGCGGACGACCCATCCAGGTACCCGTCGACGGGCAGACCCTCAAGGCGGTCGCCGAGGAGACCGGCGGCATGTTCCACGAGGCCAGCACCTCCGACGAACTGCGCGCCGTCTACGACGACATCGGCAGCTCGGTGGGCTACCGAACGGAACGGCAGGACGTCTCGGCCCGGTTCATCGGCCTCGGACTGGTCTTCGCGATGGGGGCCGCCGCCGGCTCGATGCGCTGGTTCTCCCGACTGCCCTGA
- a CDS encoding DUF58 domain-containing protein, which translates to MPADPGLAELAPDQRLRRLELTVTRRLDGLLHGQYRGLLPGPGSEPAGSREYRPGEDEVRRMDWAVTARTAVPHVRQVDADRELTTWLLVDGSASMEFGTADLDKRELSVAAVAAVGFLTAGVGNRLGAQVLRADGVRRFPARAGRTHLLALLRALLAAPRATAPPDGPGRASTVAPPNLADGLDAVHRIANRRGLVVVVSDFLDGLPDDPDQQAPWERTLRRMAARHQVLAIEVTDPRELDLPDVGLITLVDPETGRCREVCTSDRRLRERYAEAAAAQRVQVQQALRRSGATHLPLRTDGDWSADIVRHVHAQRRLAAAPAGGRRGGAA; encoded by the coding sequence GTGCCGGCCGACCCCGGCCTGGCCGAGCTGGCCCCCGACCAGCGGTTGCGCCGTCTGGAACTGACCGTCACCCGCCGACTCGACGGTCTGCTGCACGGTCAGTACCGTGGCCTGCTGCCCGGCCCGGGCAGCGAACCCGCCGGCAGCCGCGAGTACCGGCCGGGCGAGGACGAGGTACGCCGGATGGACTGGGCGGTGACCGCGCGTACCGCCGTGCCACACGTCCGGCAGGTCGACGCCGACCGCGAACTGACCACCTGGCTGCTCGTCGACGGCAGCGCCAGTATGGAGTTCGGCACCGCCGACCTGGACAAACGGGAACTGTCCGTGGCGGCCGTCGCGGCGGTCGGTTTCCTGACCGCGGGCGTCGGCAACCGCCTCGGAGCCCAGGTGCTGCGCGCCGACGGGGTACGCCGCTTCCCGGCCCGCGCCGGACGTACCCATCTGCTCGCGCTGCTCCGCGCGCTGCTCGCCGCCCCGCGGGCCACCGCGCCTCCCGACGGCCCGGGGCGTGCGTCCACTGTCGCCCCGCCGAACCTGGCCGACGGCCTCGACGCGGTGCACCGGATCGCCAACCGACGCGGCCTCGTCGTGGTGGTCTCCGACTTCCTCGACGGGCTGCCCGACGACCCCGACCAGCAGGCGCCCTGGGAACGGACCCTTCGTCGGATGGCCGCCCGGCACCAGGTGCTGGCGATCGAGGTGACCGACCCGCGTGAACTGGACCTGCCGGACGTCGGCCTGATCACGCTCGTCGACCCGGAGACCGGCCGCTGCCGCGAGGTGTGCACATCGGACCGACGGCTGCGCGAGCGGTACGCCGAGGCCGCCGCCGCCCAGCGCGTGCAGGTCCAGCAGGCGTTGCGCCGCAGCGGAGCAACGCACCTGCCGCTGCGCACCGACGGGGACTGGAGCGCGGACATCGTCCGGCACGTGCACGCCCAGCGTCGGCTCGCCGCCGCGCCGGCCGGCGGGCGACGGGGAGGTGCCGCGTGA